The following is a genomic window from Prunus persica cultivar Lovell chromosome G7, Prunus_persica_NCBIv2, whole genome shotgun sequence.
CAAACTGAAAGTTATCTTGTGATTGATAACTCAAACCATTTGATTCCACCTCTGCATCTATATCAAATTCAACCCCATCTGCATCAAATGTGAGGTCGTCATTTCCACTGCTGAAATCCTCCTCTAGAATTACAGCTGCTAGGAGTCTCTGACAGAGGGGAATTGCAACACGATCCCCAGCTCCTGGTACTAAATGTTCTGGACGAAATTCTCCACTCTTTGGTTCACATCCAATCAACCTAAGCCCATTAGTGACAGTAGCGCTACAATCTATACTAGAAGGAACTTGGGCTTGAGTCATCACATTAGATTCGATGTTTCCCTGACAAATCAATAGAAAATTAGAATACATAACTATACACAGGAGAGACAGAGGCATAGCTGACTCCTAAATATGCATACCAAGTAAAACATTTTGGGGACAAGAAAGTATTTATCAACATcaattattaagaaaataatagctTCTATTCCTTCGCCCCCTTAATTAAAGCAAGCTGTCACCTGTTGCTTTAGGTAAGCTGTGTCCGCATCagataaaaaaccaaaaaatggcTCCATTTGCCTCCAAAATGAGCTTGAGAAGGACCGAGCTGTAGcaataataaaactttaaattccacaacaaaatatatattggaataagataaaaacaaaaatctttaATGAGAAAGTCACCAGAATTAACGACAGCGTTTGCAGCAGCCAATAACTCTTCATGTCCGTCATCTGACCCAActtagaaaattaaaacaagagTGAAtagagaacaaaaaacactatactaaaatagaaaatcaattCAAGAAATTATTCCTCAATAAAAGTACCGAGAAAATCTGCTGCTGCATTGATTGCTGTATGCTTTTGACGTGTATAGGCCTTTCGATCAGAAAGTCTCCTAGTTGGCGGTCGACCTGCCTTGCTGTGTaacaaattacaataaaatatgAGAGTCAATCcaagtaaaaatatttttaggcTACAAAATAAATAGCATACTTATTGGACAGCCAGAAAAATATACACAGGTACAATATATTAAACCTTtcacttttgtcaaaaccaaGTCTGGAACTTCTTAGCTGTTTTGCTGTTCCAACATTTCCAATCTTCTCAACCGTCATTGGCATGAGAGACCTTGTGGAAGTAAAACCTCTCCCTGTCCTCCCTTGCCTCCGAACACCATCTCCAAGGTCTTCCCCAGTAACCAGCTTATTCTTTCTTGATGGCAGGACCAGAGGGGACACCTTTTGAACATTCTGTCCAGCTTTCTCATCTATCTCATCAGTCTTTTTGCCTTTATCTCTGGATTTAATCTCCGCAACTCCTGACTCCTCACTCTCCGATAGTGCAGCTGAAGACAAAGGTTCGGCTTTTAACTTAACCTGCTGAGGAGAACTTCCTGGTAGGCGTTTGGCAAATCCCATCCCGATGTCACTACCAGTAATATCAGATGCACTATCCATAGTAGGGGTTTCCTCGTTACTTGAGACAATAGGAACAAAATTTGATCGTCTCGCAGTGCGGGAGATCTTCTGTGGTCTTTGGCCAGCCCACTGGGCAACAGGTGGAGATGAAGATCGTGCTGATGCCATGCGTTTGCGATTGTTAGCTCCAACAGCAGCAGGGGGCTTGCTTGTACAATGAGAAATGTCCCAATCATTAGCAACAGTTGCTCGATGAACAACCGGAGACAACTTGGGTACAACACCTGAGCCTGATCGTGGAGCCCGAACAGAAGCATTTATCTTTGTGCTTGAGGTAGGACTAGCTGAATTAAAATCATCACGAACACTTGCCCTGAAAGACATACAGTATAAAGAGGGAGAAATCAATACAaagtttcataaataaataaagaccaAATTAGTAAATAAATAGAAGGAGCAAGTGATAAAGAGGCTAACAATAGAACCCAGATAGCAGCCCTAACAAGCAGTCGAACACCACTCTAAAAGATAAGCACATAAGAAAATGTTATGGATGCTATGCTTACTTATTAACAGCTCTGTGGTTCACCCTTTCCTTATCTGTACCAATAGGGTGATCTCTCTTATCATTGATAAGGGAAGTGTTGTCTGGTTCAGTCTTAGGGATGGATGAACGGAATTGTGAGATTCCGTCAGACTTTCCACCTCCAACAGCTCCATTAGTAACTCCTGGCCTATAAACATATAAGACATCAACATTACCTCTCAAGTATCACAGATGACGATtaataacaaacaaacaaacaaacaaaaaacaaatctGAAAAATGTTTCCTAAGTGATTATTTCAAAAGTTCAATGAAATAACATGTCAACAAGAAGCATAgtttaatgaaagaaaaacaaaaacaagaagagtGGCCCTTCGATCACCCATCGTAAGAAAGTATTCATATTATGTGAAAAACCTTTCACTATCTGTACTATGAGGTGAAAGCCTAAAAGAAAGTCCTGTCTTATGCATTCCAATTCCATCCATGAGATTGATTCTACTCAATAACTGCAAATGTTTTAATCAATCACTACTGGTACAGATATCCTTTAGGGCAATTGTTACATCAAGCATATTGCCTTTTTATCATCAGATGAAAAAATTACAAGTACCAAAGTCTTAGTTgctaattatattataaaaggcatgatttttcaataatttctAGATATGCCTTCTTAGGCTTCAGGGAATTATGATATTCTCAATCACTAACATGTTTTCCTTATCtgaccaaaataattaacatGTTTTCCTTAAATAATAGGACAATACAACACCAAATGGAAATAGACAGAAAAAAATAGTATGCCGGTATACCTATAGGGAAAAGACCAAACAACTTAACCATATAAATAGGTGTCATTCTTTTGCCTGATTCTTTGAACTCattttaaaacttttgaaAGTATGTGAAGTAGTTGATTTCTACAATTTATCTCTTATCATCAAAATCCATATACacaaagagaaaaatcaaaacataaaTGTGCAATTAAACCTCAAATTAACGATGCCCTCAGATGGATACAATACAACCTTGgtccttttaaaattccagAATAAGATGTGCAATTCCAATACAAAACTGAAGATAAATGGTGACAAACAACAACTTGCATAAAGGTTTAAACAATTACCACATCCCTTATGGATCCTCGGTAGaagtatataaataataagCATGTTAACATTGAACAGTTCGCCGGGACTTCTGTACCAGTAAATTGACCTGAAAGGGCTACGTGTTCCTAAGTTCcttttagaaataaaaatttacatTCTGCAAAATGGTGATCTAATTCACCTCAACCGTGAATGGATACATTTGTTAAGATTCTATATATCATGGTTCAGACTGTCCTTATATGAAGATGCATGTACAGTTGCACTTTAAGAAGCCATACCTGAACCCATGGGAGTCACTATTTAACCTTGAACGGGCATCACTCACAGGCCTTTGCTGCATTCCCTGTTTAGTTTCACGGAAGCCATCAATTGGTTTACCGGATACCATACTTGGAGAAGCATCTGGCTTTATCCCAGAAcgttttttcttcatttttgacTTTTCCCAACCATCAACACCGATAGATAAATTCCGATCCTCACCCTGAACCGCACCACTACTTGCAAGCCGCAGCACTTCCCTATCCCTGTCTACTGCCCCAGATGGCCGGACAAGAGCATTACTCCTCACATCCATCTACAATTATCATAGTTAAGTCAGTCTTCCCTTAAAGGAGTAATAATGCAGAAAATATCAATGGTGCCAACCTGAAGATAACTAGAGACATTATCAATCTACCCTTCATGGATTAGCAGGCGGAATGCACATGGCTTAAAGCACAAAAGACAAATTTAACCAATCCACAGCTCGAGAACAATAGAACAGTATGAAGCAAGTATACATACTTTCATAATTATATGCAGTCACGTATGCATCataactaaaaacaaaaacaaaacaaaaaaagggtgCATTGTAAACCTAATAATACGCATAAACATTAAACTACATGAGTACCATATCCCACACTCACTCAGGTGAACAAAATGTTCGCATTCAAGACATTTGAAAAGGGATATCTAAGTGGAAGAAGGATCCAATTAGATCAAAGTGAGGTATTTGTATACGCCCATAAAACAGGTACTAAAATAGAATAACCATAACAGCATAGAGTGATTTTCTAAAGCAGCTTTAGACAAAACGTAGTTTAACCACAATTACAACTAAAGTAGTTCCTGTAAGTTAATTTTAAACAAGATATTCATAGCCAGTACTCAAGAAAGGAGCACAATATAGAAAATATGAGTGAAAAAGGCAAATGTAGTAGAAAATTTTCCAAGACACAGACCCTCACATCCACCAAAGAAGTACGAGTGCGTTTGTTTGGGACAGAGTTCTTGGTCCTTTCTTCTGACTTTTGCTGCTCAAGTTCAAAACCACCTGTGACAGCATGACTCTGAATACCAATCTTACCCATCTTTGGCCCCAGGATTGATGACCTATCACTCGATAACACCACACTAGACCGTTCATTAGAAAAAACTTCTGTTCTTGATCTCTTCTTTGATGGTACGCTTGGGAAAACCTTGTTGAATACGGATAAGGCTTCAGTGAATGTTTTTACACGTTCCCTGTAAAATGATTCAATGTTATGGAGTAATTACAACTTACAATTCACAACTACAAACCAAAATGCAAAATATACAGGAAACTACCTAGCCTTAACAGAGCTGTCACGCAGACCAGCTTTGACTCGTTTTATATCCTCTGGTATTGGAGATGGTTTTCCTTTTACAGAACCAGATGGAGATTCATCAGGTGAAATGCTAAGAGCAACACTCACAAGTCTTCTCAAGTCCCCTTGTCGATTAGACTTGTACTCTGAAGCCACCAATTTTGGATCAAAGCGCAAGCAATGGAAGAAGTTTGTTACATCTCCGTGTGTTATTAGAGACGTGCTTCTTGACATGTTTGGAAGTGAAGATAAAATTGGATTTTCCATGCTCTCGCGAAAGCTACCAGATCTGTCCAATGGAGCAGCTATGTGGGATCCTCGCTGCCCACTGTTGTATAATGGTCTATCCGGGCTACCAGATGAGAGATCAAACTTGCTAGAAGTTGCCATTGCATCAGTTTCCACACATTCTCCGGGTCAAAAAGCCAGAAAATACAGAGGTGCATGACAAAGATGGGCACAACAGCGCATAAAGCCCAAACTCTAAAGAACAATGACTGGGCAGTGCACCTGAAACAGATAAGGATCATGATACAAGAAGCAAAatccttgtttgttttttttcaaaattaataatcaAGTTTTCCATTATGATGAGATGGGTAGCCATTTTTTGAGATCAGAGAAAATTATTGGATACATATCACGAAAAGCCAGATGCGAAAACGTGTaaacaagaaattggactGAGATGCATAAACCATACAGCACATAAATTATGGATTCCTTATTCAAAGGTAAAATAAATTGGCAACATCCATTTAGATTTTGAGTAAGGGTATTGGTTCATAAAAATTATGCATAAGCCATTCAGATTCAGAGTAATGGTTCACAAAATTACGAACCTAAGATTCAAATAATCTCATGAACTCCCCTATCCGAAAGGataaagaaggaaataaattAACCTTTGCAATAGATGCTGCATCTTATTATATCCATAAAAGAGAATGGGTGAAGCACTCCATGAGAGATATTATCAACACACTCCCGAATACATATACTATGTAGCATTACAACCCAGAAACCATGTGACCCTCATAAATAAATGCAAATGATGTGCATGCTATATGAGCATCATGCACAGAAATCAGAAATATAAGCAGCATTATAGTTCTCTATTAATGTTAGCACTATTACGATAATCACATTGATATTAAATTAAGATCGAGGCACAATGAATGGCATGTTGCATATATAACAAATATAATTACGACTACCTGGATTTAAGCATTAACTTTTTGGAAGGGGATCAAACACTTACACACGCAAAAGTCAAAACTGGATTAGGAAAATCTGATAAGCTCACAGTTAATAGAAAATATTTCCACTTCAAATATGCACAATTTACAGTAACCAAACACCCGGTCAAACAAGTCTCCTTTGGTACAATCTCCTCCCCCCGGTCTATCCTGCTACTTCTACAATTTACTACTACTGTTCATTAAGGATAAGAACACTACACAGATCTAACGTTCACACACCCAAAAAGTAATACTAGATTAGGAAAATCAGATAAGCTGACAAGTAACAGATGTCATTGTTGAGTTCTGGTTGAATCTCCCTAAGTAATAAATATCAATATCAGTTCATTGACCAATGAAAACTAACTAAGATGGATGATGACACTAAATGGAGCAACACATGCTATTACAGACACCTACACAATGGCCCAATTAACATACCATGAGCATAGCAGAATATATCAACACTGACTGTCATTTTAAAACAAAGGACTTAAGATAATTCAATGAACACAGCTATATCGAAGGCTGCGAAAGTGACACCGCACAGTTAcaaaatgcatttttttcatttatcatCTTTCCTTCTTTAGAAATAAAATTCTTTCCCTGGCTCTTTTTCTAGAGGGAGGAGGTGGGTCTAGCTGTTTCACCCAAGTAATAGTATGACTCCTAAGTTCAAGGTCTTTCGAGCTAAAATTTTACTGAATGAGACtatttttcaacatttttattttgctcAGGATTCTCCATTCTAATCAACAAAAGCTACACCTACCAAACAGATAGTCACATTAAATTTGGTTtactttaaatttttatttatcttttactTTATTGCTTCCTAAATTTAAAGTTTTTCTGTTAATCTGAGttcatcaataaaaataatacaaaaaaccttaaaacaagaaaaatagctCAGATATTAAACGGAAACCCTAGAAGTTGAATCCACGAAAAACCTAGAGAAATGAAGCATTACGAACCTTCAATCACacgccaaaaataaaaaccctaaataAGCACGTAGAAGTTAAATCAACCAAAATCTAATCAAATTGAagtttaaattcaaatctatACCTTCAATCGGGGACAATGATGTCTAACTGATGGTGAAGCAAGGGCGATTCTTTAATTTGGAGATTCAATGATAGGGTAGGAATTGAATATTCCGAGGGTTCTGTTTAAGTTCGGAGCTCGAAATCGAAGGTTCGTACAAAGCCATGGAGGACGAAGAAGAGCCCTGTGTTTTGATCGGCAATGGAATGGGATATAGTGAAGTTACTGTTATGCCCATGCTTCGTTTTATCAATGTATTAAAATTGGCGTCGAGGGTGGGGGTACTTTGGGAAGAACATTGTCGAGCCGGCTCAAACAGCTACTGAGAGAGAGTTTTCAATGAATGGTATGTatgtaaatttatatatgcatgtatGATTTTGTAGGTAGGTGTATAGGCACATGGGATGAATTTGGGAAGTGACAATTATTGAACAATTTTTACAAATATTATTCtgtgaaaataaatattaaaaatatcataattaaGGCTGCACACACATGCTATAGATTTGCCTGTAGCAATGGGAGAGTGGAAATGGTGGGCAGAAAGTATGATTAATTCCTATATTAACATTAAAATCTGAATCTATTGTTCAACttgtataatttgaaattATGATTGGGAAATAAAGTCTTCTTATCTTATAAAGTTAGATGATTTTAACACTTCGTGATATGGAAATATTATTGCGTGCGGATGTAACATCACGTGAGATGCCAGCATGATGTTATGAAATCGCTCCAAGTTTAACACATACAATTATTACCGATTTTCAATATACGGGTTAGTGTTCAAGTATTAACACATGTATAATAACTTTTAAGTGATTGCATATACATATTACAGTTGCACTTAATCATTTATAGCAACAATCGTCCTACATTTGTTAAACACATAAATCAGACAAACTGTCATTGTACATTTCTCGAGTCCAGAACCTCTCCTAGGCTAATCAGATACGAAccacacaaaaatttaaaatgaaggttTGAATTTctccaaaaaggaaaataaaataaaaactgaggGTTGGAAATCGAAAGCACAAAAAAGgtaaatagaaaatccacaCGTCAATAATAATTATAGTAATATCATAAAATGCTCACCTAAAGTGCCCTATTTAAAAACTTTTAACCATGCCAAATATTTGAACACTGTTTTCCATAAATTTATGTAAACAAACAAAGGCCAGTTTTCAACTTCGAAATCACTAAACTTGAAAACATGTGTTACAGAAgaaacccccccccccccggtCACTAAAGTCTGTCTCCCAATCCGACAACCAAATACAACGTAAGaaagaataaacaaacaaCTGCGTTGATGTGTTTTGAATGTCACTGTCCTTGCGCTATCCATAATATATCCCATGTCATGCGTTTGCATTGCATGTGTTTTTGAATTGTGGTCATGTTTCGGATTCTATGGTTAGGCTGACAGTCACCAACGCGTGTGGGCACATTACTGTCCATAACATTGCTCATGGTATCCAATATGAGATATCTGTCTCTTAAAGACATGGAGAAGCCAAACTGCGCTCAGCTGCAATCAAGATGTTCATGGAATGACAGACAGTTGTTGAAAAAGATGTTTAACTataattttcaaaaccaaGAACATCCTCAAACTTCAGGGTGGTCATTGTTTACAAACAGCACCATAATTTCCTAGACAATCAAGAAAGGATGAAAGACCGGAAACTGCCACAAGCGAAGGCATATTGTGCTTGCCAACCTGGGTAGCCAGGACCATGACAAAATTCTCACACCCATTTGGATACAAAAGCTTTCAAGATCTCTACTACTACTCCTACAAAACGAACCAATCCACGGGTCATCTTGAAGTGTCTTCAATATTACTCTGTACACTTAGAAGAAGTTCTGCAAGATGTAGCAGTCAACTGTGTTGACCATGGTGACTGGGGCAAAACCTGACCCAAAAACAAGCAGGCATACCCAACATGTTCATACAAGGGCCTTGTCCGCCTGTTACACTGGATGCTATGAGTCACTCTGACATGACATCCTCTGATGCAGCAAGCACCTGAGCTTCCATGTCACTGCATGAATACCTAGTGGAGTAGTCCAGTGCTGAATCACCTGGACAGGATCATAATTGATTAGCATAGGGcaatattaaacatgaaaatgaCAGTTGATGAGGCAAGTTCGGTTCAAGATGCATTACTTTGAGAAGAGTCAATAGATGATCGGTTCAGTGATGCACTCCTGTTTAGATCTGTAATCATTgaatgaattaataattaaaaagagaaaaaaaaaaaattggcaacAATAATGAACATAATCAAGGAAATTTAGCAGATTGTAAATGGTGTTGCTCATTACATAAAAACTTTGTAGCGCGTTgcatcaagaaaaacaaaaggaaaaagagaaaagtcaAGAATGTACTTCGGTAGAATGACATCCCATACCAGAAGATTGATGTAACCCTTTGACAGCCTCAAAATTCTTGTATGTATAGCCAACAAAACTGAGATCTTTAGGAGTCAACAACATCTGCAGAGAAAGTTAGAGGACTAGTATAAAgtacaaacccaaaatatctaaagaaaaagaatcgcATAATGGCATCAGAAAAAAATGATCAATAGTATTTAAGAAGACCAAGTTCCATTAACATCAATGACCTAGGACCCCACTATTGTATAGGAATCCATCTATAGTGAGTTCAAACCTGCCTTCCAATTTTTTACCAAATTTTACCTTTGAATAGGCCattgaattatgaatatgCCTTCTACAGTATGAAATACTATGTGTATGACATAAATCTTGATTTACTAAACCAATATCCCAAATGTACCCTTTTAAGATTTTACGTGGGAATAGCCATCACCAGATCATAAATTAACATTATGCCACTTTAAGTCTTTGTACTCTTTCGGCTATGAAAAGCATACCTTTCTCATTGGTCCAGATCCTGTTCTTCCTGTTGCTGGTGGATCCACCTAGAGCACAGTTGAATTTAAGACACAAAGGTAAAACAAACTAATACTTCACACACTACCAATAAATAAAGGAAGACAGGAGTGTGCTTAACACCTCACCTCATCATacttcataaaattttgagtATCGAGTTCCCCATTGACCTCTGGTTTAAATGCTGCCTCCACCTCATAAAGTTTGTCCCAAGCAATATCTTTGAACCAAGGATGAGCCTgaacaaatttaaaacaaacttATATGATTAAGAAAATGCGTAACAGTATGAGGGTAAAAGTCATCTGAAAGAGAGTTAAAATACCTTAATTTGGTCTGCTCTACCAAGCCTATTTTCAACATCACAAAGGAACCTACTGATCAGATCCTTTGCTTCAGGTGTCAACCTTGCTTCCACTGGaaattttaagtgatttttccAATGTACAATCTAGCATAGATTGTTCCACATGTCAGGTTATACATGAGTGTTCTCGgttaataataaaactttaGTAAGACATAACATCACAATTGCCTAAAGAAATCAACTCAAAGCTTCTTCCGTAGCCATGACACGTAAGAATTGTACAATTTTGCAAAGGTCAGTGcttcaaaaataatttatacatAGAACtttctagaaagaaaaaaaaacggtGAGACAAAAGCAACCTGAAGAATTATGTTGAAATTAATCTCACTACAATCTAATGATTGTGGGAACCCAACAACatagaagaagatgaatcGAAAGCTATGAGATATCACATACTTCAATTAGAAAATATAACCAAAACATATACTCATTGCAAATCAACCTTTCTGCATGTTGTCACTGGATCATCAGAGTAAAATGGGGGATAACCAACAAGCATCTCATACATTATTGCACCAAGTGACCACCTACAACCAGGAAGGAATTCGGTAAGATAATAGAATTCACAATGAAGTTTAGCATACCATATTTTAGCTACTATAGCAATTCAATAACACTGCAAAGATCTTCACTGAAAAACACAATTACAATACTAAtggtttttttaaagaaaagccAATGTCGAACAGATAAGCATTAATTGTATGGACTTACCAGTCACACTCCATGCCATATCCTTTCTTCAACAATACTTCTGGAGCGATGTAATCCGGAGTTCCGACTGTTGAGAATGCCTATCATTGGAACAAAGTAATATGACTATGATCAGAAAAACAAAGGTCTCTAGGACCAATATCCTTGAAATTGCCAAAACACACTACCACAAGAACTTTAATGCATTCATAACATTAAACTCTTCAACCAGGAAATTGACTGATCAAATGACAAAGACAATGTAAATTTCTGCTGTGTTGTGAAAACTACGATTATGTACTCTGATGTCCCTCAAACAGAACCATACATTTTTTCTACTGAACCATGCTTTATATATCCttatttaaaatgaattaCTGTACTGAAGGTCATTTCAGAAATATACCATTTCTGGTAAGGTTAATATAGCCTCTCTGATCTTGATCTACGTGACTTTTGTAACAGCGTGGACACATAATTACATATACGACTCCGAGTGACATTAAATAATCTATCTTTAAATCCATGCAGTGTTAATTATCATAATACACAAATAGCAAACATCTGTTGCTTGCACTTTATTAGTTAAGAATCTAAGAGATGTGAAATGCCACATTAAAAGATAAAggaaaatatcattttcatacCAGTTTTCTTCTGTTTATTTGCCAATGTTGAAGTTGCTCAAGCGGGCTTTTCCAGCGCCTCCCATTTTTGGATTCTGGGAAGGATTCATCAATATCCATTGTCTCATGTAGGTTCTCATCATCTAGTACTTCATTTTCGTTTATGGATGACAAATTTGAGCAGTCAAGAGGCTTGCAAAGACCAAAATCAGAGAGCTTCATGTGACCATTTTTGTCTAACAGAAGATTGTCTGGTTTTATGTCTCTGAAAATATAGATGCAACAAATGCAAGAGTTACATTATGTTCCTGATGTACAATTA
Proteins encoded in this region:
- the LOC18769101 gene encoding uncharacterized protein LOC18769101 isoform X1; its protein translation is MATSSKFDLSSGSPDRPLYNSGQRGSHIAAPLDRSGSFRESMENPILSSLPNMSRSTSLITHGDVTNFFHCLRFDPKLVASEYKSNRQGDLRRLVSVALSISPDESPSGSVKGKPSPIPEDIKRVKAGLRDSSVKARERVKTFTEALSVFNKVFPSVPSKKRSRTEVFSNERSSVVLSSDRSSILGPKMGKIGIQSHAVTGGFELEQQKSEERTKNSVPNKRTRTSLVDVRMDVRSNALVRPSGAVDRDREVLRLASSGAVQGEDRNLSIGVDGWEKSKMKKKRSGIKPDASPSMVSGKPIDGFRETKQGMQQRPVSDARSRLNSDSHGFRPGVTNGAVGGGKSDGISQFRSSIPKTEPDNTSLINDKRDHPIGTDKERVNHRAVNKASVRDDFNSASPTSSTKINASVRAPRSGSGVVPKLSPVVHRATVANDWDISHCTSKPPAAVGANNRKRMASARSSSPPVAQWAGQRPQKISRTARRSNFVPIVSSNEETPTMDSASDITGSDIGMGFAKRLPGSSPQQVKLKAEPLSSAALSESEESGVAEIKSRDKGKKTDEIDEKAGQNVQKVSPLVLPSRKNKLVTGEDLGDGVRRQGRTGRGFTSTRSLMPMTVEKIGNVGTAKQLRSSRLGFDKSESKAGRPPTRRLSDRKAYTRQKHTAINAAADFLVGSDDGHEELLAAANAVVNSARSFSSSFWRQMEPFFGFLSDADTAYLKQQGNIESNVMTQAQVPSSIDCSATVTNGLRLIGCEPKSGEFRPEHLVPGAGDRVAIPLCQRLLAAVILEEDFSSGNDDLTFDADGVEFDIDAEVESNGLSYQSQDNFQFAGHAAFNGFRITGRPEYDEPEGTHKAISSNFSHSQNGFLSDQVSISGLACSESQYANMHINEKLLLEVNSIGIFPELEPDMTQTGDEGINEEIRKLEEKYHEQVSNKKGFLDRLLRSASVTEEFREKELEQRALDKLVGMAYEKYMSCWGPNATGGKSTSNKMAKQAALAFVKRTLERCRKFEDTEKSCFSEPSYRDILLSGFSNINGMRQSEAIAEGESTKPYASKVPASVGSQQSHSQFSQNADNHNVISSDVLPPLNHLSEQAIGREETWSNRVKKRELSLDDVGSNIGTSNVPSGIGSSLSSSAKGKRSERDRDGKGHNREVLPRNGTPKIGRPALSNVKGERKTKTKPKQKTTQLSISVNGLLGKMSEQPKPALPSVSKSGEMTTSGNTKEKDEYALDAIDDPESIDLSHLQLPGMDVLGVPDDIDGQGQDLGSWLNIDDDSLQDQDFMGLEIPMDDLSDLNMMV
- the LOC18769101 gene encoding uncharacterized protein LOC18769101 isoform X2; this encodes MATSSKFDLSSGSPDRPLYNSGQRGSHIAAPLDRSGSFRESMENPILSSLPNMSRSTSLITHGDVTNFFHCLRFDPKLVASEYKSNRQGDLRRLVSVALSISPDESPSGSVKGKPSPIPEDIKRVKAGLRDSSVKARERVKTFTEALSVFNKVFPSVPSKKRSRTEVFSNERSSVVLSSDRSSILGPKMGKIGIQSHAVTGGFELEQQKSEERTKNSVPNKRTRTSLVDMDVRSNALVRPSGAVDRDREVLRLASSGAVQGEDRNLSIGVDGWEKSKMKKKRSGIKPDASPSMVSGKPIDGFRETKQGMQQRPVSDARSRLNSDSHGFRPGVTNGAVGGGKSDGISQFRSSIPKTEPDNTSLINDKRDHPIGTDKERVNHRAVNKASVRDDFNSASPTSSTKINASVRAPRSGSGVVPKLSPVVHRATVANDWDISHCTSKPPAAVGANNRKRMASARSSSPPVAQWAGQRPQKISRTARRSNFVPIVSSNEETPTMDSASDITGSDIGMGFAKRLPGSSPQQVKLKAEPLSSAALSESEESGVAEIKSRDKGKKTDEIDEKAGQNVQKVSPLVLPSRKNKLVTGEDLGDGVRRQGRTGRGFTSTRSLMPMTVEKIGNVGTAKQLRSSRLGFDKSESKAGRPPTRRLSDRKAYTRQKHTAINAAADFLVGSDDGHEELLAAANAVVNSARSFSSSFWRQMEPFFGFLSDADTAYLKQQGNIESNVMTQAQVPSSIDCSATVTNGLRLIGCEPKSGEFRPEHLVPGAGDRVAIPLCQRLLAAVILEEDFSSGNDDLTFDADGVEFDIDAEVESNGLSYQSQDNFQFAGHAAFNGFRITGRPEYDEPEGTHKAISSNFSHSQNGFLSDQVSISGLACSESQYANMHINEKLLLEVNSIGIFPELEPDMTQTGDEGINEEIRKLEEKYHEQVSNKKGFLDRLLRSASVTEEFREKELEQRALDKLVGMAYEKYMSCWGPNATGGKSTSNKMAKQAALAFVKRTLERCRKFEDTEKSCFSEPSYRDILLSGFSNINGMRQSEAIAEGESTKPYASKVPASVGSQQSHSQFSQNADNHNVISSDVLPPLNHLSEQAIGREETWSNRVKKRELSLDDVGSNIGTSNVPSGIGSSLSSSAKGKRSERDRDGKGHNREVLPRNGTPKIGRPALSNVKGERKTKTKPKQKTTQLSISVNGLLGKMSEQPKPALPSVSKSGEMTTSGNTKEKDEYALDAIDDPESIDLSHLQLPGMDVLGVPDDIDGQGQDLGSWLNIDDDSLQDQDFMGLEIPMDDLSDLNMMV